In Marivirga salinae, a single window of DNA contains:
- a CDS encoding Ig-like domain-containing protein gives MENVNILNNSKISFRKLSMVLFLACSMILTSCGEDPDDNGPAEPQPVNLLSLTANNQDLSNGDENIARELEIVMVFSNSLDTDAFNSALSFSSADGDVATDVSFTESNTTVTISNSEPLDYLTEYNITVASGVLGAEGGELGTAIDISFTTVDATLFSGGEGTEADPYRIEDVADLELINSYLDAHFIQIADIDLTGAGGETGWVPLGSVEFPFTGSYNGDGFTISNVEITNLVADGVNEVGLFGVVDGGDLSNMNVAATNTGITGTQGTGILIGQLRTGTVTRCHTSGFVSGDTRTGGLIGDMESGTVHQSSSSATVSPERSRAGGLIGIMSDADRENPSATISIVTESFATGNVTSGSARVGALVGSVNIDGTVENSYATGSVTAPNRASAIIGRLDGVLRNTYGTGNVTVTDEDTSSDYPGYVVGQLEETATLEGVYYDSNINLTYNGGSPITEAGTAVEIANLNCGDANATLAGFDFTSVWTCTDGSWPTLAWENE, from the coding sequence ATGGAGAACGTAAACATTTTAAACAACTCAAAAATTTCCTTTAGGAAATTATCAATGGTGCTATTTTTAGCATGCAGCATGATCTTGACCTCGTGTGGAGAGGATCCGGATGACAATGGGCCAGCTGAGCCTCAACCTGTTAATTTATTATCATTAACTGCTAACAATCAAGATTTATCAAATGGGGATGAAAATATCGCCAGAGAATTGGAGATCGTAATGGTTTTTTCGAATAGTCTTGATACAGACGCTTTTAACAGTGCTTTATCATTCTCTTCAGCTGATGGAGATGTAGCGACAGATGTAAGCTTTACTGAGAGCAATACTACAGTTACAATTTCCAATTCTGAACCATTGGATTATCTGACAGAATATAACATTACGGTAGCCTCTGGAGTTCTTGGTGCTGAAGGTGGAGAATTGGGAACAGCTATAGATATTTCGTTCACTACTGTAGATGCAACATTATTCAGTGGTGGTGAAGGTACAGAGGCAGACCCATACAGGATTGAAGATGTTGCTGATTTAGAATTAATTAATTCGTATCTGGATGCACACTTTATCCAAATTGCAGATATTGACCTTACAGGCGCAGGTGGAGAGACTGGTTGGGTGCCATTAGGTTCTGTGGAATTTCCTTTTACTGGTTCCTACAATGGTGATGGATTTACTATTTCCAATGTTGAAATCACAAACCTGGTTGCAGATGGTGTAAATGAAGTTGGCTTGTTTGGTGTTGTGGATGGAGGTGATCTATCAAATATGAATGTAGCGGCAACTAACACGGGTATTACAGGTACACAAGGAACAGGGATATTAATTGGTCAATTACGTACAGGGACTGTAACAAGATGCCATACTTCAGGTTTTGTTTCAGGTGATACAAGAACTGGTGGCTTAATCGGAGACATGGAGTCTGGAACCGTGCATCAAAGTAGTTCTTCGGCTACAGTAAGTCCAGAGAGATCTAGAGCAGGTGGATTGATAGGTATCATGTCTGATGCAGATAGAGAAAATCCTTCCGCAACTATTTCAATTGTAACAGAATCCTTTGCAACAGGAAATGTTACTTCAGGTTCTGCAAGAGTAGGTGCTTTAGTCGGATCTGTAAATATAGACGGGACAGTAGAGAATAGTTATGCTACAGGCTCTGTAACAGCTCCAAATAGAGCATCAGCAATAATAGGTAGATTGGACGGTGTATTAAGAAACACTTATGGAACTGGAAATGTTACTGTAACAGATGAAGATACATCCAGTGACTATCCTGGTTATGTTGTAGGTCAATTAGAAGAAACTGCCACTTTAGAGGGAGTGTATTATGACAGCAATATCAACCTAACTTATAATGGCGGGTCACCTATTACAGAAGCGGGTACAGCAGTTGAAATTGCAAACCTAAATTGTGGTGATGCAAATGCTACTTTAGCAGGATTTGATTTCACTAGTGTATGGACATGTACGGATGGAAGCTGGCCAACACTAGCTTGGGAAAATGAATAA
- a CDS encoding SusC/RagA family TonB-linked outer membrane protein, whose protein sequence is MGTTKFLLIIFLTAIGLNFLHAQNNSTVSGVVTDSDGETLIGVTILEEGTSNGTVTNIDGKYKITLTQDSPVLIFSYAGFKKVRKPVNNRTTLNVKMEMDIEELDQVVVTALGFKEDKDELGYANSKIETENVTRSGETTLLNAMAGKASGVRISRSSGDPGSGSFIQIRGLSTINGDGQPLIVLDGVPISNDSRGSGEQRSVVQQSRLNDINPNDIADIQVLKGASAAALWGTQAVGGVIYITTKSGKYNEKLNISVRSSYSLDEVNVRYPIQTKFGQGVNGNFVENETVTWGDKIADRPGGEDEFDTSGAFFVGENGRTYYPIASKNSRETFIDSNFDDVFQQGSSWENSVSLSGGNETGRFYFSMSDMDQQGIIKNNSDYRRSTVRFNAEQNFSEILQLNANANYTRTSSRRIQKGASASGLYLGLLRTPIDFDNRGYIGDYYASENAAPVSYRHRSYRNSIGENFNPGFNNPAWTINEQESEALVDRFTTTIKATVSPTVWLDLIARAGIDHYSEERQEFFTPGSARPEFDEGYFGSEIATNTIFNSDLIAKATRNFGGDFNGNLLVGFNFNHKKRATNSTAINSFLQFARVSDGLRDIDNAVPQNQIIGSTFGSERTAAVYSSVQFAAYEMLFLKGTIRAESASTFGNTANNTFVFPSTSLAWQFTSLDIFDNSVLNFGKLRLAYGEVGVQPSRYQTSNLYVSPTYSDQFGGSINSALYGNGVFVPSVAVGNTQLRPERKKEFEVGTDLRFLQDRLSLSATYFYNRTEDVLLDFPIAQSRGYRRIFDNGGEIENKGVELDLGYQILQSEDFSWSVDLIYSRIRNKVLDLQGVESIDLGGTAQISGRAVEGQPLGAFWGGRYRRNEDGTLALSANGFPQLDPEDGLIGDPNPDWQGSIVSGFQYKNFNLNLLFETFQGGDVTNATRGVMVGYGLDEETGNEVTAESNLLDINGNIIPIGTTFRGNVEDFGAGEVALTEDYYRTIGNWFGGLHEQYVVDGSWTRLRELSLGYTLNSDKFKQITKLNSANVTLTGRNLFIWTDYIGNDPDTNLTGVSIARGIDYFNNPGTRSYIATVTLNF, encoded by the coding sequence ATGGGAACGACTAAATTTTTACTTATCATTTTTTTAACAGCCATCGGGTTAAATTTCCTCCATGCTCAAAATAATTCTACTGTAAGTGGAGTGGTTACGGACTCAGATGGCGAAACTCTAATTGGAGTTACGATTTTAGAGGAAGGTACTTCAAACGGAACAGTTACAAATATTGATGGGAAATATAAAATAACACTAACTCAAGATTCTCCTGTCTTAATTTTCAGCTATGCCGGTTTTAAAAAAGTACGAAAGCCTGTAAATAATAGAACTACTCTAAATGTCAAAATGGAAATGGACATAGAGGAATTGGATCAAGTAGTTGTAACTGCCTTGGGCTTTAAAGAGGATAAAGATGAGTTGGGTTATGCTAACTCAAAGATAGAGACAGAAAATGTTACTAGATCAGGAGAAACAACATTACTAAATGCTATGGCGGGTAAAGCTTCCGGAGTTAGAATTAGCAGAAGCTCTGGTGATCCTGGCTCTGGTTCTTTTATTCAAATTAGAGGACTCTCTACTATAAATGGAGATGGTCAACCGCTTATTGTATTAGATGGAGTTCCTATTAGTAATGACTCAAGAGGTTCAGGGGAACAACGCTCTGTGGTACAACAATCCAGATTGAATGACATTAATCCAAATGACATAGCCGACATACAAGTTCTTAAGGGAGCCTCTGCGGCAGCACTTTGGGGTACGCAGGCAGTTGGTGGAGTGATTTATATTACGACCAAAAGCGGTAAATACAATGAGAAATTAAATATTTCAGTAAGATCAAGCTATTCATTAGATGAAGTAAATGTTCGCTATCCTATTCAAACCAAATTTGGACAAGGAGTAAATGGAAATTTCGTAGAGAATGAAACCGTGACTTGGGGAGATAAAATTGCTGACAGACCAGGTGGTGAAGACGAATTCGATACTTCAGGTGCTTTTTTTGTTGGTGAAAACGGTCGAACCTATTATCCGATTGCTTCCAAGAATTCGAGAGAAACTTTCATAGATTCAAATTTTGATGATGTTTTCCAACAAGGTAGCTCATGGGAAAACAGTGTGAGTTTGAGTGGTGGAAATGAAACCGGTAGATTTTATTTCAGCATGAGCGATATGGATCAACAGGGAATTATAAAAAACAACTCTGACTACAGAAGATCAACTGTTCGATTTAATGCTGAGCAAAATTTCTCTGAAATCTTGCAATTAAATGCCAATGCTAATTATACCAGAACCTCCTCTAGAAGAATTCAAAAAGGTGCTTCAGCTTCAGGTTTGTATTTAGGATTGCTCAGAACACCAATAGATTTTGATAATAGAGGTTACATCGGAGATTACTACGCTTCTGAAAATGCTGCACCCGTTTCTTACCGACATCGATCTTACAGAAATTCAATAGGTGAGAATTTCAATCCGGGTTTTAATAATCCTGCTTGGACTATTAATGAACAAGAGAGTGAAGCTTTGGTAGATAGATTTACGACTACGATTAAAGCAACCGTATCTCCCACCGTGTGGTTAGATTTAATTGCAAGAGCAGGGATTGATCATTACAGTGAAGAACGCCAGGAATTCTTTACTCCAGGCTCAGCAAGACCGGAATTTGATGAAGGGTATTTTGGATCCGAAATTGCCACAAATACCATTTTCAATTCAGATTTAATTGCAAAGGCCACCAGAAATTTTGGTGGTGATTTTAATGGAAACTTATTAGTAGGATTTAATTTCAACCATAAAAAGCGTGCAACCAATAGCACTGCAATTAATAGCTTTTTACAATTTGCAAGAGTAAGCGATGGTTTAAGAGATATTGATAATGCTGTTCCTCAGAATCAAATTATAGGTAGTACTTTTGGAAGCGAAAGAACTGCTGCTGTCTACTCTTCAGTTCAATTTGCAGCCTATGAAATGCTTTTCCTAAAAGGAACAATAAGAGCAGAATCTGCTTCTACATTTGGTAATACTGCAAATAATACCTTTGTTTTTCCTTCTACCTCATTGGCATGGCAATTCACCAGCCTAGATATTTTTGATAATTCTGTTTTGAATTTTGGTAAATTAAGGCTGGCATATGGAGAAGTAGGTGTTCAACCATCAAGATACCAAACATCTAACTTATATGTTTCTCCTACTTATTCCGATCAATTTGGCGGAAGTATTAATTCCGCACTTTATGGAAATGGTGTTTTTGTACCTAGTGTAGCAGTAGGAAATACACAGTTAAGACCAGAGCGAAAAAAAGAATTTGAAGTAGGAACAGATTTAAGATTTCTTCAAGACCGATTATCGCTGTCTGCAACCTATTTCTATAATAGAACTGAAGATGTTTTATTGGATTTCCCAATAGCCCAATCTAGAGGATATAGAAGAATATTTGATAATGGAGGCGAAATAGAAAATAAAGGAGTGGAATTAGATTTAGGTTATCAAATTCTACAAAGTGAAGATTTTAGCTGGTCAGTTGATCTAATCTATAGCAGAATAAGAAATAAAGTATTGGATTTACAAGGTGTTGAATCCATAGATTTAGGAGGTACAGCTCAAATTAGTGGAAGAGCTGTAGAAGGTCAACCATTAGGTGCATTTTGGGGAGGTAGATATAGAAGAAATGAAGATGGAACTCTAGCACTTTCAGCTAATGGATTCCCTCAGTTAGATCCAGAAGATGGATTAATTGGTGACCCTAATCCTGACTGGCAAGGGTCCATAGTTTCTGGATTCCAATATAAGAATTTTAATCTAAACTTATTGTTTGAAACCTTTCAAGGTGGAGATGTTACCAACGCTACCAGAGGAGTTATGGTGGGTTATGGATTGGATGAAGAAACTGGAAATGAAGTCACAGCAGAATCAAATCTACTAGACATAAACGGAAACATTATTCCTATAGGCACCACATTCAGAGGCAATGTAGAAGATTTTGGAGCAGGTGAAGTAGCATTAACCGAAGACTATTATAGAACAATAGGAAATTGGTTTGGAGGCTTACATGAACAATATGTTGTAGACGGCTCCTGGACAAGATTGAGAGAACTCTCCTTAGGCTATACTTTGAATAGCGATAAATTCAAACAAATCACAAAACTAAATTCAGCAAATGTTACCCTAACGGGTCGAAACTTATTCATTTGGACTGATTACATAGGGAATGATCCTGATACTAATTTAACAGGTGTAAGCATTGCCAGAGGTATTGATTATTTTAACAACCCAGGCACAAGATCATATATCGCTACTGTAACATTAAACTTCTAA
- a CDS encoding SusD/RagB family nutrient-binding outer membrane lipoprotein: MKSFIKTYIIGILYISLLASCGSLVEGLNENPNSPTSSPYNFVLTGAEVGAIMLHEGETARKANIFSGHLEGIDRQHLGFSEYIVSSGDFDSQWDDAYVHAIRNALVAEELAIEEDRTGIATGISKVLQALSFGTTTSLYGDIPFDEAGFIEFENPAFNAQADVYKKLQTLLDDAITELQSGEGRLVSNTDFYFEGDANPWVEVAYTLKARYYLHTGNYAEAYQAATIGISSNDNSMLVPHVQAQPGSNLYNQFFAVARPNDIKISDFFEGMMNPSSGDYRGNAKTDETARYNNYFRTNNSGVTVNTNGYMSAEAPFPLVSYAENLLILAETGLRSNDFNTGLSHLNEFRTFMRSGGYLYNVDETSNGLVYDDYVTNDFQSGGIANTDNLSQDDALLKEILEERYITLFGQIEAFSDTRRTYDEQNLRVQVPPNTGDELPQRFLYPQSEIDRNDNTPSPIPDFFEKTPINQ; this comes from the coding sequence ATGAAAAGCTTTATAAAAACATATATAATAGGAATTCTTTACATATCACTACTGGCTTCATGTGGAAGTTTAGTAGAAGGATTAAATGAAAACCCAAATAGCCCAACAAGCTCGCCTTACAATTTTGTACTAACAGGAGCTGAAGTTGGCGCCATAATGCTTCACGAAGGTGAAACTGCCAGAAAAGCTAACATCTTTAGTGGTCATCTTGAGGGTATTGATAGACAACATTTAGGCTTCAGTGAATATATTGTTAGCTCAGGTGATTTTGATAGCCAATGGGATGATGCTTATGTTCACGCCATTAGAAATGCTTTAGTAGCAGAAGAATTAGCCATTGAGGAAGACAGAACGGGTATCGCTACTGGAATATCAAAAGTGCTTCAAGCATTGTCGTTCGGAACAACCACTTCTCTTTATGGAGATATTCCATTTGATGAAGCTGGATTTATTGAATTTGAAAATCCAGCTTTTAATGCTCAAGCTGATGTTTATAAAAAATTACAAACTTTATTGGATGATGCCATCACTGAATTACAAAGTGGAGAAGGTAGATTAGTTTCCAACACAGATTTTTATTTCGAAGGTGATGCAAACCCTTGGGTAGAAGTAGCCTATACGCTTAAAGCACGATACTATTTACACACTGGAAATTATGCTGAAGCCTATCAGGCAGCTACTATTGGGATATCCTCAAATGATAATTCTATGTTGGTACCTCATGTTCAAGCTCAACCTGGCTCAAACTTATACAATCAATTCTTTGCGGTTGCAAGACCCAATGATATAAAAATATCGGACTTTTTTGAAGGAATGATGAATCCATCAAGTGGAGATTACAGAGGTAATGCCAAAACTGATGAGACGGCTCGTTATAACAACTATTTTAGAACCAACAATAGTGGGGTTACTGTTAATACTAATGGGTATATGTCAGCTGAAGCTCCATTTCCTCTGGTTAGCTATGCAGAAAACCTACTCATTTTAGCAGAAACGGGGCTTAGGTCCAACGATTTCAACACAGGGCTTTCTCATCTTAATGAATTTCGCACATTCATGAGATCAGGAGGTTATTTGTATAATGTTGATGAAACCAGTAATGGTTTAGTATATGACGATTATGTAACAAATGATTTTCAATCAGGAGGAATTGCAAATACTGATAATTTAAGTCAGGATGATGCTTTACTTAAAGAAATTTTAGAGGAAAGATACATCACCCTCTTTGGTCAGATAGAAGCATTTAGCGACACCAGAAGAACTTATGATGAGCAGAACCTAAGAGTGCAGGTTCCACCAAATACTGGAGATGAATTACCTCAACGATTTCTTTATCCTCAATCAGAAATAGATAGGAATGACAATACTCCAAGTCCTATTCCAGACTTTTTTGAAAAAACACCTATTAATCAATAA
- a CDS encoding 1,4-dihydroxy-2-naphthoyl-CoA synthase: MNEINWTTVKEYTDITYKKANHVARIAFNRPEVRNAFRPKTTAELFDALLHAREDDDIGVVLLSAEGPSPKDGKYAFCSGGDQKARGEQGYVGDDGVARLNILEVQRLIRFMPKVVIAVVPGWAVGGGHSLHVVCDMTLASKEHAIFKQTDADVTSFDGGYGSAYLAKMVGQKRAREIFFLGRNYSAQEAFDMGMVNAVVPHAELEDTAFEWAQEVLGKSPLSIRMLKFAFNATDDGMVGQQVFAGEATRLAYMTEEAKEGRNAFLEKRKPDFEKFKRVSN, translated from the coding sequence ATGAATGAAATTAACTGGACAACGGTAAAAGAATATACAGACATTACCTATAAAAAAGCTAATCACGTAGCTAGAATTGCTTTCAACCGCCCAGAAGTGCGCAATGCATTTCGCCCAAAAACGACTGCAGAACTTTTCGATGCTTTATTGCATGCACGCGAAGATGATGACATAGGTGTGGTTTTATTATCAGCCGAAGGACCTTCACCAAAAGATGGGAAATATGCCTTCTGCAGCGGTGGTGATCAAAAAGCCAGGGGTGAACAAGGATATGTTGGGGATGATGGAGTTGCCCGATTGAACATCTTAGAAGTGCAAAGATTGATTCGCTTCATGCCTAAAGTGGTGATAGCAGTAGTGCCAGGCTGGGCTGTTGGTGGTGGTCATAGTTTGCATGTAGTTTGCGATATGACTTTAGCTAGTAAAGAACACGCGATCTTCAAACAAACTGATGCTGATGTCACCAGCTTTGACGGTGGTTATGGATCAGCCTATTTAGCTAAAATGGTCGGACAAAAAAGAGCTAGAGAGATCTTCTTCTTAGGTAGAAATTATTCTGCTCAGGAAGCTTTTGACATGGGAATGGTCAATGCTGTAGTTCCACATGCTGAGCTGGAAGATACCGCTTTCGAATGGGCTCAAGAAGTATTAGGAAAATCACCACTATCCATCAGAATGTTGAAATTTGCTTTCAATGCTACTGATGATGGTATGGTGGGGCAACAAGTATTTGCAGGAGAAGCTACTAGATTAGCCTATATGACAGAAGAAGCCAAAGAAGGCAGGAATGCATTTTTAGAGAAAAGAAAACCTGATTTTGAAAAGTTTAAGAGGGTGAGTAATTAA
- a CDS encoding winged helix-turn-helix domain-containing protein, with protein MKDILNKLDKAFENKVRLGIMSALMVNEQMDFISLKDLLGVTDGNLASHLKNLENREYIGYEKEFVDRKPNTTYRATELGKKAFKNHINAIEKLLSNR; from the coding sequence GTGAAGGATATTTTAAATAAACTGGATAAGGCATTTGAAAATAAAGTGCGCTTGGGAATCATGTCTGCTCTTATGGTTAACGAACAAATGGACTTTATCTCTTTAAAAGATTTACTTGGGGTTACGGATGGTAATTTAGCCAGTCACCTTAAAAATCTTGAAAATAGAGAATACATAGGTTATGAAAAGGAATTTGTTGATCGTAAACCTAATACTACCTATAGGGCTACAGAATTAGGTAAAAAAGCTTTTAAAAATCATATAAATGCAATTGAAAAACTATTAAGTAACCGATAA
- the creD gene encoding cell envelope integrity protein CreD has translation MENQNNLFEKMSNWLKNSVMLKLLTITILMLLLLIPSAMINDVIRERQSLQQEAIAEVSSKWANSQEINGPILTIPLLYEHEKEGKMVETVVYHYLLPQNLTINGKLKPQKLNRGIYDVVVYDSDLNVNGTFNMNISFDENHLKEIQYEKAFLTIGFSDLRGIGNNINFKWGDESLKVESGSKIADLISSGITIYPKNIASKNDLNIDFNFSVALQGSQDLTFVPVGGTTQVNLQSEWPSPSFMGNFLPKNRDINETGFNADWNVLELNRNYPQSWSGRSMKDKMDASAFGVNLLNEVDDYKKAQRSAKYSVMTIALTFLVFFLVEVINKKRIHPFQYILVGLALCLFYILLVSISEHSNFNLAYAISTFGIVGMISFYALYIIKARKLVIILILTLIGIYGFVYVTLQLADYSLLIGSIGLAVILGLTMYFTRKIDWYNLQTAKQNKMVEAEGN, from the coding sequence ATGGAAAATCAAAACAACCTATTCGAGAAAATGAGCAATTGGCTGAAAAATTCAGTTATGTTAAAACTATTAACCATTACAATATTGATGTTGCTCTTACTCATACCCTCAGCAATGATTAATGATGTGATTAGGGAAAGACAAAGTCTACAACAAGAGGCAATAGCTGAGGTCAGCAGTAAATGGGCAAACAGTCAGGAGATCAACGGACCGATTTTGACCATCCCACTTTTATATGAACATGAAAAGGAAGGTAAAATGGTAGAAACTGTTGTTTATCATTATCTTTTACCGCAAAATTTGACCATTAACGGTAAGTTAAAGCCACAAAAATTAAATAGAGGAATCTATGATGTGGTGGTTTATGATTCTGATTTGAATGTTAACGGAACATTTAATATGAATATTAGCTTCGATGAAAATCACTTAAAAGAAATTCAGTACGAAAAAGCTTTTCTTACCATAGGCTTTTCAGACTTAAGAGGGATTGGAAATAATATCAATTTTAAATGGGGAGACGAAAGTCTAAAAGTAGAATCAGGTAGCAAAATCGCAGATTTAATTAGCTCAGGAATTACTATTTATCCTAAGAATATTGCTTCAAAAAATGACCTGAATATAGATTTTAATTTTTCAGTGGCTTTACAAGGGAGTCAGGATTTAACCTTTGTTCCGGTAGGAGGGACAACTCAAGTGAATTTGCAATCGGAATGGCCTTCACCGAGTTTTATGGGAAATTTTTTACCTAAAAACAGAGATATTAATGAAACTGGCTTTAATGCGGATTGGAATGTATTAGAATTGAATAGAAACTATCCTCAGAGCTGGTCGGGGAGGAGCATGAAAGATAAGATGGACGCCTCTGCTTTTGGAGTTAATCTACTGAATGAAGTAGATGATTATAAAAAGGCTCAGCGTTCAGCTAAATACTCAGTAATGACCATTGCACTGACCTTTTTGGTTTTCTTTTTGGTGGAAGTCATCAATAAGAAAAGAATTCATCCTTTTCAATATATTTTGGTTGGGCTAGCCTTATGTTTGTTTTACATCTTACTGGTTTCTATTTCAGAACATTCCAACTTTAATTTAGCTTATGCAATTTCCACTTTCGGTATAGTTGGAATGATCTCTTTTTATGCACTATACATTATCAAAGCCCGCAAACTGGTTATCATTCTTATTTTGACTTTGATTGGTATTTATGGATTTGTATATGTCACCCTTCAATTAGCTGACTATTCTCTTTTAATTGGAAGTATCGGATTAGCTGTGATCTTAGGTTTAACTATGTACTTCACTAGAAAGATTGATTGGTATAATTTACAAACAGCAAAACAGAATAAAATGGTTGAGGCTGAGGGGAATTAG
- a CDS encoding SLC13 family permease yields MSDKKRKYLFQALGPLAFIIIQMLNKPENMTPEAFQVLAVTAWVAIWWVTEAVHIAVTALLVIVLFPLTGALDISSTTAAFGHKYIFLYIGGFMLAIAIEKWNLHRRIALNIISIIGTNVTNIILGFMVATAFLSMWISNTATSVMMLPIGMAIVSQFKSGSHNSDKLNKDFGKALMLSIAYSASIGGIGTLIGTPPNLVFAGIVSETYQIEISFVKWFMFGAPISVILLFLCWKYMTKYAFNFKGESFPGGKEEINRLKNELGPITKEEKYVLIVFVLTTFCWITRSFLLQKLNANIDDTIIAMAAGISLFIIPSSNSKKPIITWKEAVKMPWGIIMLFGGGMALAQAFQTTGLALWIGSQLSLIEGMTLILVILILIASVNFLTEMTSNIATTAMLLPILAPLALAMNLHPYMLMVSATLAASCAFMLPVATPPNAVVFGSGYLHIPDMIRTGLWMNIISIIIITLMTYFLLPIVWEIIPTRFPDLWRLE; encoded by the coding sequence GTGAGCGATAAAAAAAGAAAATATCTTTTTCAAGCATTAGGTCCTTTAGCATTTATAATCATCCAAATGTTAAACAAGCCAGAAAATATGACTCCTGAAGCATTTCAGGTTCTCGCAGTTACTGCTTGGGTTGCGATTTGGTGGGTAACAGAAGCGGTACATATTGCTGTTACTGCTTTATTGGTGATAGTATTATTTCCACTAACAGGAGCATTAGACATATCATCAACAACAGCTGCTTTTGGTCATAAATACATCTTCTTATACATAGGTGGTTTCATGTTAGCAATAGCGATTGAAAAATGGAATTTACACCGAAGAATAGCCTTAAACATAATTTCAATAATAGGCACTAATGTGACCAATATTATACTGGGCTTTATGGTAGCAACCGCATTCCTCTCTATGTGGATTTCGAATACGGCCACATCTGTTATGATGCTACCAATAGGAATGGCAATAGTAAGCCAGTTTAAAAGTGGAAGTCATAATTCCGACAAATTAAATAAAGATTTCGGGAAAGCTTTAATGCTTTCTATTGCATATAGTGCCTCAATTGGGGGAATAGGTACCCTAATAGGTACTCCGCCTAATTTAGTATTTGCTGGAATTGTCTCAGAAACCTATCAAATAGAAATTTCATTTGTAAAATGGTTTATGTTTGGCGCACCCATATCGGTGATATTATTATTTCTATGCTGGAAATACATGACTAAATATGCATTCAACTTTAAAGGAGAAAGTTTCCCAGGTGGAAAAGAAGAAATAAATCGTTTAAAAAATGAGTTAGGTCCAATTACAAAAGAAGAAAAATATGTACTGATTGTATTTGTACTTACTACATTTTGCTGGATAACACGATCTTTTTTACTTCAAAAATTAAATGCAAACATTGACGATACCATAATTGCAATGGCAGCTGGGATTTCACTTTTTATAATTCCTTCAAGTAATTCCAAAAAACCTATTATTACATGGAAGGAGGCCGTAAAAATGCCTTGGGGTATCATCATGCTTTTTGGGGGTGGAATGGCATTAGCACAAGCTTTTCAAACCACAGGCTTAGCTTTATGGATAGGAAGTCAACTGTCTTTAATAGAGGGCATGACTTTAATTCTAGTAATTTTAATACTAATAGCAAGCGTTAATTTCTTAACTGAAATGACTTCAAATATTGCAACTACTGCAATGTTATTGCCAATATTAGCCCCTTTAGCTTTAGCAATGAATTTACATCCATATATGTTAATGGTTTCAGCTACGCTAGCTGCATCATGTGCATTTATGCTACCTGTTGCTACACCACCAAACGCTGTGGTGTTTGGCTCTGGTTATTTACATATTCCAGATATGATAAGAACAGGATTATGGATGAATATTATATCAATTATCATCATTACACTTATGACTTATTTTTTACTTCCAATAGTGTGGGAAATTATACCAACCAGATTTCCTGATCTATGGCGGCTGGAATAA